A single window of Nocardioides baekrokdamisoli DNA harbors:
- a CDS encoding TetR/AcrR family transcriptional regulator, whose protein sequence is MRTPSVSTILPGRADGRQARWDDHNAERRAQIVEAAIEVVEAGELRDKPQIQQIAEAAGLSRTVVYRHFGDRADLDLAIHSRIIEDVRDAIIPALVMDGTIPELIDAGVGAYVHWAAAHPALHRLADHDTASEGPFKSGVDSISGDVVDLIRGVAGLLGVAIPDELDTSLDTFVHGILGAALGSVRRWLEREGDVTEDLLARVLGRSLWFLIDGHARDAGIVLDPDQRISDLVGDLV, encoded by the coding sequence ATGCGTACGCCGTCGGTCTCAACCATCCTGCCCGGTCGGGCAGATGGTCGGCAGGCACGCTGGGACGATCACAACGCCGAGCGTCGGGCGCAGATCGTCGAGGCAGCCATCGAGGTCGTCGAGGCTGGCGAACTGCGTGACAAGCCGCAGATCCAACAGATCGCGGAAGCCGCCGGGTTGTCCCGGACGGTCGTCTACCGGCACTTCGGCGACCGGGCGGACCTGGATCTGGCGATCCACAGCCGGATCATCGAGGACGTACGCGACGCAATCATCCCGGCGCTCGTCATGGACGGCACCATCCCCGAACTGATCGACGCAGGTGTCGGTGCATACGTGCACTGGGCCGCCGCGCACCCCGCCCTGCACCGTCTTGCCGACCACGACACCGCGAGTGAGGGACCGTTCAAGTCCGGCGTCGACTCGATCTCCGGTGACGTCGTGGACCTCATCCGTGGTGTCGCCGGCCTGCTCGGCGTCGCCATTCCTGACGAGCTCGACACCAGCCTCGACACCTTTGTCCATGGCATCCTCGGCGCGGCGCTCGGATCCGTACGCCGATGGTTGGAGCGGGAGGGTGACGTCACGGAGGACCTCTTGGCGCGCGTACTCGGCCGCTCTCTCTGGTTCCTCATCGACGGGCACGCTCGTGACGCCGGCATCGTCCTCGATCCCGACCAGCGCATCTCCGATCTCGTCGGCGACCTGGTGTGA
- a CDS encoding HIT family protein, producing MTLVEEGIVQDGIGRPDELDRLWTPHRMAYVRGENRPQEPDEHACPFCRIPELSDPDGLIVHRGDLAYVVLNLYPYTSGHLMVVPFRHVADYVDTTTEESDEIAELTKQSVRTLRLVSRAEGFNIGMNQGVAGGAGIAAHLHQHVVPRWVGDSNFMPIIGKTKTLPQLLTQTRDLLAESWQD from the coding sequence GTGACCTTGGTGGAAGAAGGCATCGTCCAGGACGGCATTGGACGCCCCGATGAGCTGGACCGGCTCTGGACCCCGCACCGGATGGCGTACGTCCGGGGCGAGAACCGGCCCCAGGAACCCGACGAGCATGCGTGCCCGTTCTGTCGGATCCCGGAGCTCAGTGACCCTGACGGCTTGATCGTGCATCGCGGTGACCTCGCGTACGTCGTGCTCAACCTGTATCCCTACACGTCAGGTCACCTGATGGTGGTGCCGTTCCGGCACGTCGCGGACTACGTCGACACGACCACGGAGGAATCCGACGAGATCGCCGAGCTCACCAAACAGTCGGTGCGTACGCTCCGGCTGGTGTCGCGTGCCGAGGGGTTCAACATCGGCATGAATCAGGGCGTCGCCGGGGGAGCGGGCATCGCTGCCCACCTGCACCAGCACGTGGTCCCGCGGTGGGTCGGTGACTCGAACTTCATGCCGATCATCGGCAAGACCAAGACGCTGCCGCAGCTGCTGACGCAGACGCGCGACCTGCTCGCGGAGAGCTGGCAGGACTAG